In the genome of Xanthobacteraceae bacterium, one region contains:
- the livM gene encoding high-affinity branched-chain amino acid ABC transporter permease LivM: MSAPATPQPQNLYGSAFAHALKDACIAAVVAFGLFVLMLGFLLDDSTGPFKLTPRPELLAKAVGLVFAGRFLVALGYRLYLARRVSHSASSTTLFTQEKFAAATPYFGAALLIFALLVPVMFYTRSYYLGIAITVLIYVMLGWGLNIVVGLAGLLDLGYVAFYAVGAYSYAIIAKELGWSFWVCLPLAGVFAAFFGIILGFPVLRLRGDYLAIVTLAFGEIIRIVIINWISVTGGPNGINTIPRASFFGIPFNTDDNGFAATFGLEFDPAHRTVFLFYIILALALLTNWTAMRLRRLPIGRAWEALREDEIACRALGVNTTNTKLTAFAIGAMFGGFAGSFFAVRQGGISPESFTFGESALILAIVVLGGMGSQIGIVLAAIALVVSLELFREFEQFRLVLFGFGMVAIMVWRPRGLISHRDPTVYLREKKSISGAHVSEGHG, from the coding sequence GTGTCCGCGCCCGCCACTCCGCAACCGCAAAATCTTTACGGCAGCGCCTTCGCCCATGCGCTGAAGGACGCCTGCATCGCAGCAGTCGTCGCTTTCGGCCTGTTCGTGCTGATGCTCGGCTTCCTGCTCGACGACTCGACGGGTCCGTTCAAGCTGACCCCGCGCCCCGAATTGCTGGCCAAGGCGGTCGGTCTCGTTTTCGCAGGACGCTTCCTCGTCGCGCTCGGCTATCGCCTTTATCTCGCGCGCCGCGTTTCGCATTCGGCTTCGAGCACGACTTTATTCACGCAGGAGAAGTTCGCAGCGGCGACCCCCTATTTCGGCGCGGCACTCCTCATCTTCGCGCTGCTCGTGCCGGTGATGTTCTACACCCGCTCCTATTATCTCGGCATCGCCATCACCGTGCTGATCTATGTGATGCTCGGCTGGGGCCTGAACATCGTGGTCGGCCTCGCGGGACTGCTCGATCTCGGCTATGTCGCCTTCTATGCCGTCGGCGCGTATTCCTACGCGATCATCGCAAAGGAACTGGGCTGGTCGTTCTGGGTATGCCTGCCGCTCGCGGGCGTATTCGCCGCGTTCTTCGGCATCATCCTCGGCTTTCCGGTATTGCGATTGCGGGGCGACTATCTTGCCATCGTCACGCTGGCGTTCGGCGAGATCATCCGCATCGTCATCATCAACTGGATTTCGGTGACCGGCGGCCCGAACGGCATCAACACCATTCCGCGCGCGAGCTTTTTCGGGATTCCATTCAACACCGACGACAACGGCTTTGCCGCTACCTTCGGCCTCGAATTCGATCCCGCGCACAGAACCGTATTCCTGTTCTACATCATCCTGGCACTCGCACTCCTCACCAACTGGACCGCGATGCGGCTGCGCCGGCTGCCCATCGGCCGCGCGTGGGAAGCGCTGCGCGAAGACGAAATCGCCTGCCGCGCGCTCGGCGTGAACACGACCAACACCAAACTCACTGCATTTGCCATTGGCGCGATGTTCGGCGGTTTCGCCGGTTCGTTCTTCGCCGTGCGCCAGGGCGGCATCAGCCCGGAGTCGTTTACGTTCGGGGAGTCCGCCCTGATCCTCGCCATCGTCGTGCTGGGCGGCATGGGTTCGCAGATCGGCATCGTGCTGGCCGCGATTGCGCTGGTCGTCAGCCTCGAACTGTTCCGCGAGTTCGAGCAATTCCGCCTCGTCCTTTTCGGGTTCGGCATGGTCGCGATCATGGTCTGGCGTCCGCGCGGACTGATCTCGCACCGCGATCCGACCGTGTATCTGCGCGAGAAGAAATCCATTTCCGGTGCGCATGTCTCCGAGGGACATGGCTGA
- a CDS encoding ABC transporter ATP-binding protein, which translates to MKDTLLSVSNLSMRFGGLLAVDDLSFQAMRGDITALIGPNGAGKTTVFNCVTGFYEPTSGEIEVRHRDGKQFRLDRMQDFKITRDAKIARTFQNIRLFPGMTALENLMVAQHNHLMRASGYSIFGLLGLSSFRNAEREAVERAKHWLERTALTERADDPAGSLPYGAQRRLEIARAMCTGPVLLCLDEPAAGLNPNESDELNRLLRGIRDETGTSILLIEHDMSVVMEISDRIVVLDHGKKIAEGTPEEIRNDPKVIAAYLGVEEDAVEEAEAEAGL; encoded by the coding sequence ATGAAGGATACCCTCCTCTCCGTTAGCAACCTGTCCATGCGCTTCGGCGGCCTGCTCGCCGTGGACGACCTTTCGTTTCAGGCGATGCGCGGCGACATCACTGCGCTGATCGGACCTAACGGTGCAGGCAAGACCACGGTCTTCAACTGCGTGACCGGCTTTTACGAGCCGACCTCCGGGGAGATCGAGGTGCGTCACCGCGACGGCAAACAATTCCGCCTCGACCGGATGCAGGATTTCAAGATCACGCGCGATGCGAAGATCGCGCGCACGTTCCAGAACATTCGCCTGTTTCCCGGCATGACCGCACTCGAAAACCTGATGGTCGCGCAACACAACCACCTCATGCGCGCTTCCGGCTATTCGATCTTCGGCCTGCTGGGCCTGTCGAGCTTCCGCAACGCCGAACGCGAAGCGGTGGAACGCGCGAAGCACTGGCTGGAGCGCACCGCGCTCACCGAGCGCGCCGACGATCCCGCGGGAAGCCTCCCCTACGGTGCGCAGCGGCGTCTCGAGATCGCGCGCGCCATGTGTACCGGCCCGGTGCTGCTCTGCCTCGACGAACCGGCAGCCGGCCTCAACCCGAACGAATCCGACGAACTGAACCGGCTGCTGCGCGGTATCCGCGACGAAACCGGCACCTCGATCCTGCTGATCGAGCATGACATGTCCGTGGTGATGGAAATTTCCGACCGCATCGTGGTGCTCGATCACGGCAAGAAGATCGCGGAAGGCACGCCCGAAGAAATTCGCAACGATCCAAAAGTTATCGCTGCCTATCTCGGCGTCGAGGAAGACGCCGTGGAAGAAGCGGAAGCGGAGGCCGGATTATGA
- a CDS encoding ABC transporter ATP-binding protein, protein MSAATPLLSVRGVHTYYGSIAALKGIDMEVMPGEIVTIIGANGAGKSTLMMTICGNPRAREGRIAFEGEDITSLPTHEIMRKKIALSPEGRRIFPRMTVLENLQMGATGGSGENFDADLARVFRMFPILEQRRGQRGGTLSGGEQQMLAIGRALMSRPRLLLLDEPSLGLAPLIVRQIFAAIRDLNRTEKLTIFLVEQNAFHALKLAHRGYVMVNGRIAMAGTGAELLAKPEVRAAYLEGGRHETPA, encoded by the coding sequence ATGAGCGCCGCCACGCCCCTTCTCTCCGTTCGCGGCGTCCACACTTATTACGGCAGCATCGCTGCGCTGAAGGGCATAGACATGGAGGTCATGCCCGGCGAAATCGTCACCATCATCGGCGCCAACGGCGCCGGCAAATCCACGCTGATGATGACGATTTGCGGGAATCCCCGCGCGCGCGAAGGCCGCATTGCGTTCGAAGGCGAAGACATCACTTCGCTGCCAACCCACGAGATCATGCGCAAGAAGATCGCGCTCTCGCCCGAAGGCCGTCGCATCTTCCCGCGCATGACCGTGCTGGAAAACCTGCAAATGGGCGCGACCGGCGGCAGCGGCGAGAACTTCGATGCCGACCTCGCCCGCGTATTCAGGATGTTTCCCATTCTCGAACAGCGCCGCGGCCAGCGCGGCGGAACGCTCTCCGGAGGCGAACAGCAAATGCTCGCCATCGGCCGCGCATTGATGAGCCGCCCGCGCCTGCTCCTGCTCGACGAGCCGTCGCTCGGCCTCGCGCCCCTCATCGTCCGGCAGATTTTCGCTGCGATCCGCGATCTCAACCGCACCGAAAAGCTGACCATCTTCCTGGTCGAGCAAAATGCGTTTCACGCGCTTAAACTCGCGCATCGCGGTTACGTCATGGTCAATGGCCGTATTGCAATGGCCGGCACCGGCGCCGAACTGCTCGCGAAGCCGGAAGTCCGCGCCGCCTATCTCGAAGGCGGAAGACACGAAACACCTGCATAA
- a CDS encoding branched-chain amino acid ABC transporter substrate-binding protein yields MKSARLALLAAAGMLLGFGQPAQAQISIGVAGPMTGQYASFGQQLRNGANLAIEDINASGGVLGQKLQLIVGDDACDPKQARAAADRFVDQKVPFVAGHYCSSSSIPASEAYAEGNVLQITPASTNPQFTERKLWNTFRVCGRDDQQGAVAGAYLATNFKDKKIAILNDKSTYGAGLANETKKALNAAGVTEALNEAYTQGDKDFSALVSRMKAANIDVVYIGGYHTEAGLILRQMRDQGMKTVLMSGDALADKQFASITGPHAEGVLMTFGPDPRNRASAAQIVKRFKEKGIDPEGYTLYTYAAIQIWAEAVKKANTTNPKKVAETIKAGTWETVLGPIKYDAKGDITVLDYVVYGWKADGTYAELKK; encoded by the coding sequence ATGAAAAGCGCGCGTCTTGCCCTGCTGGCCGCGGCCGGCATGTTGCTCGGCTTCGGGCAACCGGCTCAGGCACAAATTTCCATCGGCGTCGCCGGGCCGATGACCGGACAATATGCTTCGTTCGGCCAGCAGCTTCGCAACGGCGCGAACCTCGCCATCGAAGACATCAACGCCTCTGGCGGCGTACTCGGCCAGAAACTGCAACTGATCGTCGGCGACGATGCCTGCGATCCGAAGCAGGCGCGCGCCGCCGCCGACCGCTTCGTCGACCAGAAGGTGCCCTTCGTCGCAGGCCATTACTGCTCGTCGTCGTCGATCCCGGCGTCGGAAGCCTATGCCGAAGGCAACGTGCTGCAGATCACCCCCGCTTCGACCAACCCGCAGTTCACCGAGCGCAAGCTCTGGAACACGTTCCGCGTTTGCGGGCGTGACGACCAGCAGGGCGCAGTCGCGGGCGCTTATCTCGCGACCAACTTCAAGGACAAGAAGATCGCGATCCTGAACGACAAGTCCACCTACGGCGCGGGCCTCGCCAACGAAACCAAGAAGGCGCTGAACGCCGCCGGCGTGACCGAAGCGCTCAACGAAGCCTACACGCAGGGCGACAAGGACTTCTCCGCGCTCGTCTCGCGCATGAAGGCCGCGAACATCGATGTCGTCTACATCGGCGGTTATCACACCGAAGCCGGCCTGATCCTGCGCCAGATGCGCGACCAGGGCATGAAGACCGTGTTGATGTCGGGCGACGCACTCGCCGACAAGCAGTTCGCGTCCATCACCGGCCCGCATGCCGAAGGCGTGCTGATGACCTTCGGTCCCGATCCGCGCAACCGTGCATCGGCCGCGCAGATCGTGAAGCGCTTCAAGGAAAAGGGCATCGATCCGGAAGGCTACACGCTCTACACCTACGCCGCGATCCAGATTTGGGCCGAAGCGGTGAAGAAGGCGAACACCACCAACCCGAAGAAGGTCGCCGAAACCATTAAAGCCGGCACCTGGGAAACCGTGCTTGGCCCGATCAAGTACGACGCCAAGGGCGACATCACCGTGCTCGACTACGTCGTCTATGGCTGGAAAGCCGACGGCACCTATGCCGAGTTGAAGAAATAA
- a CDS encoding P1 family peptidase has translation MKNLITDVAGVRVGNADDAKIATGVTAIVFDEPAVASVDMRGGGPGTRELDLLDPVATVDRIDGFALSGGSAFGLDAGAGVQAWLAEQGRGFAVGTALIPIVPGAILFDLHSGGDKNWGRFPPYRDLGYAAAANASHDFKLGTVGAGYGAKTQNLKGGIGSASDTTPDGFTVGAVAAVNAAGRVTIGDGPHFFAAAFERNGEFGGHGFPKQQTKIGTALKGDLRQNTTIALVATDAVLTKAQAKRLAVMAGAGFAMSIHPVFTPLDGDVVFAAATGKKALNDPVHALARIGAIAAQCLARAVARGVYEAGALSFPGSPPSWKDKYGR, from the coding sequence ATGAAGAACCTGATTACGGATGTCGCGGGCGTTCGCGTCGGCAACGCCGATGACGCGAAGATCGCGACCGGCGTAACCGCCATCGTGTTCGACGAACCGGCGGTCGCAAGCGTCGATATGCGCGGCGGCGGTCCCGGCACGCGCGAACTCGACCTGCTCGATCCGGTCGCGACCGTCGACCGGATCGACGGCTTCGCACTCTCAGGCGGCTCCGCATTCGGCCTCGATGCGGGCGCCGGCGTGCAGGCATGGCTTGCCGAACAAGGCCGCGGTTTCGCCGTCGGCACTGCCCTCATCCCGATCGTGCCGGGCGCAATCCTGTTCGATCTGCATTCCGGCGGCGACAAAAACTGGGGCCGCTTCCCGCCCTATCGCGATCTTGGTTACGCGGCGGCGGCGAATGCCTCGCACGATTTCAAGCTTGGCACTGTCGGCGCTGGCTACGGCGCGAAGACGCAAAACCTCAAAGGTGGAATCGGTTCGGCTTCCGATACGACGCCCGATGGTTTCACCGTCGGCGCGGTTGCGGCGGTCAATGCCGCGGGGCGCGTCACCATCGGCGACGGTCCGCATTTTTTCGCAGCAGCATTCGAGCGGAACGGCGAGTTCGGCGGGCACGGATTTCCGAAACAACAAACCAAAATTGGAACCGCACTGAAGGGAGACCTTCGTCAGAACACGACCATTGCACTGGTCGCGACCGACGCAGTGCTGACGAAGGCGCAAGCCAAACGCCTCGCGGTGATGGCAGGCGCTGGTTTCGCAATGTCGATTCATCCGGTCTTCACGCCGCTCGACGGCGACGTGGTGTTTGCCGCCGCGACCGGAAAGAAAGCACTCAACGATCCCGTGCATGCGCTGGCCCGCATCGGCGCGATCGCCGCGCAATGTCTCGCACGCGCGGTTGCGCGCGGTGTTTATGAAGCGGGCGCGCTTTCTTTCCCCGGCTCGCCGCCGTCGTGGAAAGATAAATACGGCCGTTAG
- a CDS encoding FAD-binding oxidoreductase has product MMQKKNVIVLGAGIVGISAALHLQKRGVSTVLVDRQGPGEGTSYGNAGIIEGNTLFPYPFPRSVRALARVALKLATEANYHAGFLPRIARWLWNVRQATTPEGLETAARTMRPLFGRALAEHEALVEAAGAQRYLRHTGWLRVYRSDNALEKLAAELKLADEFGIPYERLSVEQSLALEPSLSPVFKHGVMWPNAASYSNPLGVSRAFNAHYLALGGENAKGDAKTLKRANGGWSVTTEDGEVHAEEAVVALGPWSPDILQPLGIDLPLAVKRGYHWHFAAKGNASLTRPVLDAEVGFILGPMEQGIRLTTGAEFAHRDAPPTPVQIDRLMPYAKSLFPLGDPVEPKPWLGARPCFWDSRPVIGRAPGQKGLWLDYGHGHSGLTLGPVSGRLLAEMMTGATPVVDPAPFAAERFLKN; this is encoded by the coding sequence ATGATGCAAAAGAAAAATGTAATCGTTCTTGGGGCCGGGATCGTAGGTATCTCCGCCGCGCTGCATCTCCAGAAGCGCGGCGTCTCGACCGTACTGGTGGACCGGCAGGGGCCGGGCGAGGGCACGTCCTACGGCAATGCCGGGATCATCGAGGGCAATACGCTTTTCCCGTATCCGTTTCCGCGCAGCGTGCGGGCGCTGGCGCGCGTCGCGCTGAAGCTCGCGACGGAAGCAAATTATCACGCCGGTTTCCTGCCGCGCATCGCGCGCTGGCTGTGGAATGTGCGCCAGGCAACGACACCGGAGGGACTGGAAACCGCTGCGCGCACCATGCGTCCGCTGTTCGGGCGCGCGCTGGCCGAACACGAGGCGCTGGTCGAAGCGGCGGGTGCGCAGCGCTACCTGCGCCATACCGGCTGGCTTCGCGTTTACAGGAGCGACAATGCGCTCGAAAAACTGGCGGCAGAATTGAAGCTCGCCGACGAATTTGGAATTCCCTACGAGAGACTTTCGGTCGAGCAGTCGCTCGCGCTGGAGCCGTCGCTTTCGCCGGTGTTCAAGCACGGCGTGATGTGGCCGAACGCGGCGAGCTATTCCAATCCGCTCGGCGTCTCGCGCGCGTTCAACGCGCATTACCTTGCGCTCGGCGGCGAGAATGCGAAGGGCGATGCGAAAACCTTGAAGCGTGCGAACGGCGGCTGGTCGGTGACGACCGAAGACGGCGAGGTTCATGCCGAGGAAGCGGTGGTCGCGCTCGGTCCGTGGTCGCCGGATATTTTGCAGCCACTCGGCATCGACCTGCCGCTCGCGGTGAAGCGCGGCTATCACTGGCACTTTGCGGCAAAGGGGAACGCTTCGCTCACGCGCCCGGTGCTGGACGCGGAAGTCGGATTCATTCTCGGACCGATGGAGCAGGGCATCCGCCTCACCACCGGCGCGGAGTTCGCGCACCGCGACGCGCCGCCGACACCGGTGCAGATCGACCGCCTCATGCCGTACGCGAAAAGTTTGTTCCCGCTCGGCGATCCGGTGGAGCCAAAGCCGTGGCTCGGCGCGCGTCCGTGCTTCTGGGATTCGCGGCCCGTGATCGGCCGCGCGCCCGGACAAAAAGGTTTGTGGCTCGACTACGGTCATGGCCATTCGGGGCTGACGCTCGGCCCCGTGTCGGGGCGTCTGCTCGCGGAAATGATGACCGGCGCGACGCCGGTGGTCGATCCGGCGCCGTTCGCGGCGGAACGCTTCCTGAAAAACTAA
- a CDS encoding ribulose-phosphate 3-epimerase, with the protein MPTRPLLIAPSILAADFAKLGEEVRAADAAGADWIHVDVMDGHFVPNISLGPAIVKAIRPHTKKILDVHLMIAPADPYLAAFAEAGADIITIHPEAGPHLERSLSVIRDLGKKAGVALNPSTPESAIEYVLDKVDLILAMSVNPGFGGQSYISAVTAKIAKLRKMIGDRPIDLEVDGGITAETAPFAAQAGANVLVAGSAVYKGGPEQYKKNIEAIRAAQPRAAA; encoded by the coding sequence ATGCCGACTCGTCCCTTGTTGATTGCGCCGTCCATTCTTGCCGCCGACTTCGCGAAGCTCGGCGAGGAAGTACGCGCCGCGGATGCCGCCGGCGCCGACTGGATTCACGTCGATGTAATGGACGGCCACTTCGTCCCGAATATCTCGCTCGGCCCGGCCATCGTGAAGGCGATCCGCCCGCACACGAAGAAAATCCTCGACGTGCACCTGATGATCGCGCCCGCGGACCCCTATCTCGCGGCTTTCGCGGAAGCCGGCGCCGACATCATCACCATTCATCCGGAAGCAGGCCCGCATCTGGAGCGCTCGCTCTCAGTGATACGCGATCTCGGCAAGAAGGCGGGCGTCGCCCTCAATCCTTCGACGCCGGAAAGCGCAATCGAATATGTGCTCGACAAGGTTGATCTCATCCTTGCGATGAGCGTGAACCCCGGCTTCGGCGGCCAGAGCTACATCTCCGCCGTCACCGCGAAGATCGCGAAACTGCGCAAGATGATCGGCGACCGTCCCATCGACCTCGAAGTCGACGGCGGCATCACCGCCGAGACCGCGCCGTTCGCGGCGCAAGCCGGCGCCAACGTGCTGGTCGCAGGCTCCGCCGTCTACAAGGGCGGCCCCGAACAATACAAAAAGAACATCGAGGCGATCCGCGCAGCACAGCCGCGCGCCGCCGCATGA
- a CDS encoding adenylosuccinate lyase, which yields MIPRYSRPEAVQIWSSESRFKIWFEIEAHAADKMAELGVIPKEAAKTIWAKGKDAKFDIARIDAIEREVKHDVIAFLTHLAEIVGPEARFVHLGLTSSDVLDTCLNVQLSRSADLLLADLDKVLAALKKRAFEHKNTVTVGRSHGIHAEPTTFGLKMAEAYAEFSRGKERLLRAKEEISTAALSGAVGTFANISPQVEAYVAEKMGLKVEPVSTQVIPRDRHAMFFATLAVIASSMERLAVEVRHLQRTEVKEAEEYFSPGQKGSSAMPHKRNPVLSENLTGLARMVRAYAMPAMENVALWHERDISHSSVERMIGPDATITLDFALNRLAVLIEQLVVYPENMKRNLELFGGLVHSERVLLALARKGMAREDAYRLVQRNAMKTWDAGADFQQSLKADADVAKLLTAAEIDACFDLGHHLSNVDTIFARVFGK from the coding sequence ATGATCCCGCGCTACAGCCGCCCCGAAGCGGTGCAAATCTGGTCGTCCGAGAGCCGCTTCAAGATCTGGTTCGAAATCGAGGCGCACGCCGCCGACAAGATGGCGGAGCTTGGCGTCATCCCGAAGGAAGCCGCGAAGACGATCTGGGCGAAGGGCAAGGACGCGAAATTCGACATCGCGCGCATCGACGCGATCGAACGCGAGGTGAAGCACGACGTCATCGCGTTTCTTACGCATCTCGCGGAGATCGTGGGACCGGAAGCGCGCTTCGTGCATCTCGGCCTGACTTCCTCGGACGTGCTCGACACCTGCCTGAACGTGCAGCTTTCCCGCTCCGCCGATCTGCTGCTTGCCGATCTCGACAAGGTGCTGGCGGCGCTGAAGAAGCGCGCCTTCGAGCACAAGAACACCGTGACCGTTGGCCGCTCGCACGGCATCCACGCCGAGCCGACCACCTTCGGCCTCAAGATGGCGGAAGCCTATGCCGAGTTCTCGCGCGGCAAGGAACGCCTCCTGCGCGCGAAGGAAGAAATCTCCACCGCAGCACTCTCCGGCGCGGTCGGCACCTTCGCGAACATCAGCCCGCAGGTCGAAGCCTATGTCGCGGAGAAGATGGGGCTGAAGGTCGAGCCGGTTTCGACGCAGGTCATCCCGCGCGACCGCCACGCGATGTTCTTCGCGACACTCGCCGTCATCGCATCCTCGATGGAACGGCTCGCGGTCGAAGTCCGCCACTTGCAGCGTACCGAAGTGAAAGAAGCGGAAGAATACTTCTCGCCGGGCCAGAAAGGCTCGTCGGCGATGCCGCATAAGCGCAATCCGGTGCTCTCCGAAAACCTCACCGGCCTCGCCCGCATGGTGCGCGCCTACGCCATGCCTGCGATGGAGAACGTCGCGCTCTGGCACGAGCGCGATATTTCGCACTCCTCGGTCGAGCGCATGATCGGCCCGGACGCGACGATCACCCTCGATTTCGCACTGAACCGCCTCGCCGTACTGATCGAGCAGCTTGTGGTCTACCCGGAGAACATGAAGCGCAACCTCGAACTGTTCGGCGGCCTTGTTCATTCGGAGCGCGTACTGCTTGCACTCGCCCGCAAGGGCATGGCGCGCGAGGACGCCTATCGCCTCGTACAGCGCAACGCGATGAAGACCTGGGACGCAGGCGCGGATTTCCAGCAATCGCTGAAAGCCGACGCGGATGTCGCGAAGCTGCTGACCGCCGCCGAGATCGACGCTTGCTTCGACCTCGGCCATCACCTGTCGAACGTGGACACGATCTTCGCGCGCGTGTTCGGCAAGTAA
- a CDS encoding DUF1476 domain-containing protein, producing the protein MSSFDKREEAFEKKYALDEEMKFKATARRNRKLGDWVAGLLGLSGDEAVAYAKSVVAADFEEAGDADVIRKVRADLDAKGKRDVTDQQIAAKLDELMHAAIADVKAGK; encoded by the coding sequence ATGAGCAGCTTCGACAAACGTGAGGAAGCCTTCGAGAAGAAATATGCGCTCGACGAGGAGATGAAGTTCAAGGCGACCGCGCGCCGCAACCGCAAGCTGGGCGACTGGGTCGCCGGGCTGCTCGGCCTCTCCGGCGACGAGGCGGTGGCGTACGCGAAATCCGTGGTCGCTGCCGACTTCGAGGAAGCGGGCGACGCCGACGTGATCCGCAAGGTGCGCGCCGATCTCGACGCGAAGGGCAAACGCGACGTGACCGATCAGCAGATCGCAGCCAAGCTCGACGAACTGATGCACGCGGCGATCGCGGACGTGAAGGCCGGGAAATAG
- a CDS encoding phosphoribosylaminoimidazolesuccinocarboxamide synthase → MDFLEPRYIPMSRRRRIYEGKAKVLYEGPEPGTLIQHFKDDATAFNAKKHEVVDGKGVLNNRISEYIFQRLNDIGVPTHFVKRLNMREQLIREVEIIPIEVVIRNVAAGSLATRLGLEEGTQLPRSIIEFYYKNDKLNDPMVSEEHITAFGWATTQEIDDIIALAIRVNDFLTGLFLGVGIRLIDFKMECGRLWENDMVRVVVADEISPDSCRLWDIKTADKLDKDRFRRDMGGLIEAYTEVARRLGIMSEGEPPQGRGPVLVQ, encoded by the coding sequence ATGGATTTTCTAGAACCACGGTACATTCCCATGAGCCGCCGCCGCCGCATCTACGAAGGCAAGGCCAAGGTCCTTTACGAAGGCCCAGAGCCAGGAACGCTGATTCAGCATTTCAAGGACGACGCCACCGCGTTCAACGCCAAGAAGCACGAGGTCGTCGACGGCAAAGGCGTGCTGAACAACCGCATCTCGGAATATATCTTCCAGCGGTTGAACGACATCGGCGTGCCCACGCATTTCGTGAAACGCCTGAACATGCGCGAGCAGCTTATCCGCGAAGTCGAGATCATCCCGATCGAGGTGGTGATCCGCAACGTCGCGGCCGGCTCGCTGGCCACCCGCCTAGGCCTTGAGGAAGGCACGCAGCTTCCGCGCTCGATCATCGAATTCTATTACAAGAACGACAAGCTGAACGACCCGATGGTCTCGGAAGAGCACATCACCGCGTTCGGCTGGGCCACCACGCAGGAGATCGACGACATCATCGCGCTTGCGATCCGCGTGAACGATTTCCTCACCGGCCTGTTCCTTGGCGTCGGCATCCGCCTGATCGACTTCAAGATGGAATGCGGCCGCCTCTGGGAAAACGACATGGTGCGCGTGGTCGTGGCTGACGAGATCAGCCCGGATTCGTGCCGCCTGTGGGACATCAAGACCGCCGACAAACTGGACAAGGATCGCTTCCGCCGCGACATGGGCGGCCTGATCGAAGCCTACACGGAAGTGGCGCGCCGGCTTGGCATCATGTCCGAGGGCGAGCCGCCGCAGGGGCGCGGACCTGTTCTGGTGCAGTGA
- the purS gene encoding phosphoribosylformylglycinamidine synthase subunit PurS translates to MKARVTVTLKNGVLDPQGKAIEGALRSLGIDGVESVRQGKVFEIELKDGDRAKAEAALKAAADKLLANTVVENYRVEVL, encoded by the coding sequence ATGAAAGCCCGCGTTACCGTCACCCTCAAGAACGGCGTGCTCGACCCGCAGGGCAAGGCCATCGAAGGCGCGCTCCGCTCGCTCGGCATCGACGGCGTCGAAAGCGTCCGGCAGGGCAAGGTGTTCGAGATCGAACTGAAAGACGGCGACCGCGCCAAGGCCGAAGCGGCGCTCAAGGCTGCCGCCGACAAGCTACTCGCCAACACCGTGGTCGAGAACTACCGCGTCGAGGTGCTTTAG
- a CDS encoding GIY-YIG nuclease family protein, giving the protein MRRNLQAIAKSVEKHLTELTRAKLKPLDDLSRFPKTGGVYVVYDGKSALYAGIATNLKRRFHQHIEDRRVASALTVKLAFLEAKIVKVGGRYPKSRQEFFKDANYLIAYRRAAHKVRRMKARFIEVNSAPVRIILEAYAGMLLKTKLNDFNMELEKTL; this is encoded by the coding sequence GTGAGACGTAACCTGCAAGCAATAGCTAAGTCGGTCGAAAAGCATCTTACAGAGCTTACACGGGCTAAGCTTAAGCCGTTAGATGACCTCTCCAGATTTCCCAAAACCGGCGGCGTTTATGTTGTCTATGATGGTAAGTCGGCGCTGTATGCAGGTATTGCAACGAACCTCAAAAGGCGGTTTCACCAACACATTGAAGATCGAAGGGTTGCTTCTGCGCTGACCGTGAAGCTTGCTTTCCTCGAAGCTAAGATTGTTAAAGTCGGTGGGCGCTATCCGAAAAGTCGTCAGGAATTCTTCAAGGACGCTAACTATCTGATCGCATATCGAAGAGCGGCTCATAAAGTGAGACGAATGAAAGCGCGCTTTATTGAGGTAAATTCCGCCCCTGTTCGAATTATTCTTGAAGCTTATGCAGGAATGCTACTCAAAACTAAGCTGAACGATTTTAATATGGAGTTGGAGAAGACGCTTTGA